The Engystomops pustulosus chromosome 2, aEngPut4.maternal, whole genome shotgun sequence genomic interval tctgttggtcaaacagcaggAACAATAGACAGCGAGTCTGTTGGTCAAACAGCTGGAGCAATAACAGCGggtctgttggtcaaacagcaggagcagtaagcagcgggtctgttggtcaatatggttttccctatccctattacTTTTGTTCTTagtccccaatctcattccagccccccttcctcccccatggactatgactcttccctgcTCCCTGTCTACACTGTTTCTtgtcctgcacaagtgtagttgccctccccccaggtctctagtttaaacactcctccaaccttctagccatatttccccccaaaacagctgcaccctccccattgaggtgcagcccatccctaatgtagagcctgtagccgacagcaaagtcagcccagttctgaacccaaagccctccttcctacacaaacttttgagccacttatttacctccctgatctcccgctgcctttctggtgtggcacgtggtacaggcagtatttcggagaaaattaccttttaggtccttgccctgagcttatggcctaaatcctcaAAATCATTTTAAGGACTTTttacctacctcttactttgtcattggtgccaatgtggaccatgaccgctggttcctcaccagcccccggtgataagtatttggcccgTTTGCTCAGTGTTGAGAAGAAGCCGCTTTGGAGATGGTACAGCCATGAGGCGTCTTGGGAATGATACAAGAGCCGGTGAGAAGGCATCAACAATAAACaggagaataaaaaaaataattgctgGTTGAGATTTTTCTATTAGGAATAAGGTTTAACTTGAGTCTGAGGAAGCCTGTCCGGACCCGAGCGACGATGGCCGCATAGTCTATCAGCTCCGTGCTTCCCCGGCCTCACGGCACCCTAAATCAGCCCCATCCAGGCTTGCATGGGGAAGAAACTTACCGGGAAGCTTCCCCGAGGACCCCGCGATCCACCGAATCCCCTAGCAACGTTGGACACGTTCGTCCGCCACCATCTTCCCTTCAGTGCGGAACAGACTCTACGCAGCCTAACTCTTGCTCTCCCGCAGAGTCGCGGCCTGCTGGGACTTCACCGTGCAAGGTACGGTCCCCCACACTGGTACAGGCAGGAAGGGAGCCTGAGGAGAGGTTTGGCTGTCCCTCCGAGACCTCTGCAGCCATGTGCGCACCCGTCACCATATTGGGACCGCTTTCAGTCACTGCGGCCTGCCCGGATCTCCCTCTACAGCCACAGAAGGCAGATAACCCGGCAACGCATTCTGCTGGTGATCAGGGCCCCTACCTTTCTAGCCTAAATCCTGCTGCAGAGGCTTTTACTCCTTGGCCATTGCCTACCCCATCCTGGCCTCTCACTGGACTCCAGCCTCTCCTACTAGGGATTTTTCATGCTGTCCCCTCTATTTGACTCCTCCATCATGCCACCGAAGCCCCAGAGGCCTCCACCATCTCCCACAAAGGGACTCCGTAAAAACGCTCCAACAGGCTCTGCCTCGCCCCTACTGTTACAGAAGCTTTATGTTCTCATTCTCAGAATTATTCTTCCATAAACTCCCTAACGCCTCCAGCGGCTATTTTGGACAATGCTCAGTGGTAAGCCTTACTTATGCAACTTCCTACCAAGCAGGACTTTCAGAACATGGTACTGGAGCTAAAGCAGACCTGTGAAGCTAGCATTGTGGCGGTTCAACGCAATCTTAAGCAACTGTGTGAACACGTTGATATTGTGGAGGGGGACCACCATGTCACTCGCCAATACATCGATTATCTTCAGACTGTGTCGCAGCAATCTTTTGCACTACGGGAGCATAATAGGCACCTGGAGGACCTCGATAATAGAGGCCGTCGGCAGAACATTAGGGTCCGCTGTCTTCCTGAGGCGACTGGAGATGAGGATCTTAAGGTGACTCTGGAGGCCATCTTCAATATGATATTGGGGGAGTGGCCTAACCATAGCATTAAGTTCGTTAGAGAGAACACAGAGCCCTGAAACCTAAGGGCTCAGCCGCAAGACCCCGGCATGTCATCTGCTGCCTACAAGACTACGAACTCAAGGAATCCATCATGACTAAGGCCCGTACCTTAAAAGATTTTGACGGTGCGCCTATCCAGCTACACCCGGATCTCTCTTGGATAACCTTCCAGAAAAGGCGAGCTCTGCGTCCTCTTCTTCAGCTACTTCGGGACAATCACATCCTCTACTGCTGGGACTTACCCTTTGCCAGGAAGAACGGGAAgacagctaccctcctcactatgGAAGACCTGCAGGGATTCTGCGAGAATCTGGACCTCACCTTGCCAGACCTCCCTGACTGGGAACCTTTGGTCCCCTCCTTTCCCACTATGGCAATCGGTACCCCAGAAGAGGCGTCACGCCCCTTTGGTTTCTCCGAGGGTGTCGCCTCGCTCCCCTgatgattcccccccccctaatttCCCTCCTCGGGACACTGTCAACAATGTATCCTTTTATCAAGGTCTAATGTATTCTGTAAATTTATGTTAGACCTTTACAGTTTCTAGGATCTGATATAATTCATGTTTGATGCTTAGACAAGTTTCTCTTACCCTCCTGGAAGTTTACTCTCTTTGTCGGGAGGTTTGGGGGTGCACTGGAGTGGCCATCTTTAATAGCCTCCTCTGGTCCTCCTCCTAACCTTGGGACTTTTTTCCTGTTGCAAAATTGGAGCCGCTACTGTGGCATCTTGCATTTATTTCTCCATTTATTAAACCCGGTTTCCTTGTCCCTACTCAGAACATTTTTGGTTCTGATACCTATGACACTTTTGGATTTCTTAATGTTTTGTGTTTTGTTCGTCTGTATGTGTGCACCCCCTTTCCTTTTATTTCTTCCCAATTTACAGGTCATTGATAACTTGCATATATTCTCCGTCTTTGGATGGCGAGGGGGGCCCTTCGGATTGTTGGTTTCCTTCCTAATCTTATCTGACCCTCTAAACAGAAGCAACAACACCCAAGTAAGGATCCCCCACGATTAAGTGTATTACTTTAAGTATGAAGGGCCTCAACTCTGATGCCAAGAGGTGCTCAGGTCTCTGCGCGCAGGGGTGGCGTTCCTTCAGGAAACCCATTTTGATAGTTCCTCCTCTTTCAACTTTGCACCCAGACACTTTCCTCTTATCTACTCAGCTCCATTGGCCTGACTGTCAGCCCATGTAActtaactttatatatatataacatattctGCAGCCATCAGCAGGATACAAGGAAAGCAAATCCAAACACAGAAATCTAAACTGGTAATGTCCATAGTGTAATAAAATTTTCAtggattctctcctgtgtgacttctctgatgggaAAATGGGATTTCTGACCAAAACAGttgtacatgaaaatggtttaTCCCCCGGTGTGAACTTTCCGGTGTTTAATAAGCCTTGAATTATtgttgaaacatttcccacaatcatTGTATAAAAATGCcttccctgtgtgaattctctgatgtctctcAAGATTTTATTTCAGGGCAAAAAAATTCCTACATTTCAATTCTTCCGATTTGATTTCAGGGTGAAACAGATGTACATGTAAATGGTGTATCCCACCTTTGTGAACTGATGTTTAACAAGCCTTGAAACAATGTTATcgttgaaacatttcccacattcattgCATAAaactggcttctcccctgtgtcctgtgtgagttTTCTTATGTCTCTCAAGATTTGATTTCAGCctataacattttccacattcattacataaatacggcttctctcctgtgtgaattctctgatgcaaaacaagatctgatttcttaataaaacatttcccacattctggacatgaaaatggcttctcccctgtgtgaattctctgatgtataaccaGATATGAATTATctctgaaacattttccacattcattacataaaaatggcttcttacctgtgtgaattctctgatgtttaaccagAACTGAATTATctctgaaacattttccacattcattacataaaaatggcttctcccctgtgtgaattctctgatgtataaccaGATATGAATTATctctgaaacattttccacattcattacataaatatggcttctcccctgtgtgaattttctgatgtatAACCAGATATGAATTATttctgaaacattttccacattcattacatgaaaatggcttctctcctgtgtgaattctctgatgcaaaacaagatctgatttcttaataaaacatttcccacattctggacatgaaaatggcttctcccctgtgtgaattctctgatgtataacaagatgTGAGTTCTGattaaaatatttcccacattcgTTGCAAAAAAATGGCGTCTTCTCTGTATGTCTCCTCTGATGTAAAACAAGATTGCATTTCTtaataaaatatttcccacattctggacatgaaaatggcttctcccctgtgtgaattctctgatgtataacaagatgtgatttctgattaaaatatttcccacattctttgcatgaatacggcttctctcctgtgtgaattctctgatgtttaaccaaATATGAATTATctctgaaacattttccacattcattacataaaaatggcttctctcccgtatgaattctctgatgtataacaagatgtgatttcttacaaaaacatttcccacattctggacatgaaaatggcttctctcccgtatgaattttctgatgtacaacaagatatgatttcttacgaaaacatttcccacattctggacatgaaaatggcttctcccctgcgtgacttctctgatgttgaATAAGATGTGATTCCTGACTGAAACATTGCCCACATTCATTACATAAGAATGGCTTCTCctttgtgtgaattctctgatgtttaacaagactggatttctgagtaaaacatttcccacattcgggacatgaaaatggcttctcccctgtgtgaattctctgatgttgaacGAGATttgatttctgactaaaacatttcccacattcattacataaGAAAGCCTTATCTCCTTGGTGGATTTTTACATATTGATCCAGACTTGATTTCTGGGtacaatttttcttttcttcttggtGACTTTGAAGATGAATGGGATTTGATTCTTGACTAAGAGGCTTCTCACATTTCCGTCCTAAAAACTTCctcttatctccatgatttccctcctctgtggaaagatgtgactgatcgtcttctacttcaccacaaggagatgaggggggacgtccatgggaacctc includes:
- the LOC140119979 gene encoding uncharacterized protein; the encoded protein is MKSGLAVHKKIHTGEKPFSCTECGKCFNRKSNLVIHQRIHTGVKPFLCTECGKCFNHKSHLVRHQRTHTGEKPFPCPECGKCFTMESSLVAHQRTHTGEKPFFCPECGKSFTRVSILIIHQRSHTGEKPFLCTKCRKCFRDHSSLVRHQKTHTGEKPFLCNECGKCFSQKSNLVQHQRIHTGEKPFSCPECGKCFTQKSSLVKHQRIHTKEKPFLCNECGQCFSQESHLIQHQRSHAGEKPFSCPECGKCFRKKSYLVVHQKIHTGEKPFSCPECGKCFCKKSHLVIHQRIHTGEKPFLCNECGKCFRDNSYLVKHQRIHTGEKPYSCKECGKYFNQKSHLVIHQRIHTGEKPFSCPECGKYFIKKCNLVLHQRRHTEKTPFFCNECGKYFNQNSHLVIHQRIHTGEKPFSCPECGKCFIKKSDLVLHQRIHTGEKPFSCNECGKCFRNNSYLVIHQKIHTGEKPYLCNECGKCFRDNSYLVIHQRIHTGEKPFLCNECGKCFRDNSVLVKHQRIHTGKKPFLCNECGKCFRDNSYLVIHQRIHTGEKPFSCPECGKCFIKKSDLVLHQRIHTGEKPYLCNECGKCYRLKSNLERHKKTHTGHRGEASFMQ